In Lentilitoribacter sp. Alg239-R112, the following proteins share a genomic window:
- a CDS encoding HD domain-containing protein, translated as MIKHPLNTSRITSILEFMKNAEQLKNTLRSAHTSQRRPESVAEHTWSICLLMMCFEDQLVDIDMLRLFKLIIIHDLGEAISGDIPATEQNPNEDKAKLERLDFINLCTPLPDDLKTEMLVFWDEYDAAETPEAVMAKGFDKIETMLQHLADGTTGNIDFPFNLNYGILRTDAHPLLKQIREIVDERTTARIPPN; from the coding sequence ATGATCAAACATCCACTTAATACTAGCCGCATTACATCAATATTAGAATTTATGAAGAATGCTGAGCAGTTAAAAAACACGTTACGCAGCGCTCATACTTCGCAACGAAGACCTGAAAGTGTCGCTGAACATACATGGTCCATTTGTCTACTTATGATGTGTTTTGAAGATCAGCTTGTTGATATTGATATGTTACGACTTTTCAAATTGATCATCATTCATGATCTGGGTGAAGCGATATCTGGTGATATTCCAGCAACAGAGCAAAACCCGAATGAGGATAAAGCTAAGCTGGAACGATTAGATTTTATCAATCTATGTACACCGCTTCCCGATGATTTGAAAACAGAAATGCTAGTCTTTTGGGATGAGTACGATGCCGCAGAAACACCTGAAGCGGTTATGGCAAAAGGTTTTGATAAGATCGAGACCATGCTGCAACATCTGGCTGACGGCACAACAGGCAATATCGATTTTCCATTTAATCTGAACTATGGAATTCTGCGCACAGATGCCCATCCTCTTTTGAAGCAAATTCGCGAAATTGTGGATGAACGAACGACGGCGCGAATTCCACCAAATTAG
- a CDS encoding RT0821/Lpp0805 family surface protein, with protein MNSKLLLKVSAVMLVLGLLSSCASNNKKAAQDLGTDQTGVASGKEIINAFDGGILPAAEFKKLSRKDKTRALLAEYRALEKSTTGQTVTWQNPNGKSSGTVTAAAPYQVGSQNCRQYTHIAAINGKPVQSSGAACRSLNGRWVPLR; from the coding sequence ATGAATTCAAAGCTATTATTGAAAGTCAGTGCCGTAATGTTGGTGCTCGGATTGCTAAGCAGTTGCGCTAGTAACAACAAGAAAGCTGCGCAGGACTTAGGAACAGATCAGACTGGCGTTGCGTCAGGCAAGGAGATTATTAATGCCTTTGATGGGGGTATTTTGCCAGCGGCAGAATTTAAAAAACTCTCTCGCAAGGATAAAACACGCGCATTGTTGGCAGAATATCGCGCATTAGAGAAATCAACAACTGGTCAAACAGTTACTTGGCAAAATCCAAATGGTAAATCATCCGGCACAGTCACGGCCGCCGCGCCGTATCAGGTAGGTTCACAAAATTGCCGACAATACACCCATATTGCGGCAATTAATGGCAAGCCTGTGCAAAGCTCTGGCGCGGCTTGTCGCTCGTTAAATGGCCGCTGGGTTCCGCTTAGATAG
- a CDS encoding ATP-binding protein yields the protein MTVSNTPSQSDTPPKSRGLLSRQSLTVRVLVFASIWTVIAFAAVALIISTLYRTSSERAFADLLRAHLNTVIEAVSIGDDGLLQGNPQLGNLKFSQPNSGWIWIVDPIDAGSKVTGSGLTSPSIGGQALPLPAQFEIAFDSQYIRTYRLIDPNENSILVAETEVELDGQGNAVRIRVSGNLDVLEADVSSFINRMVIALLVTGVGTLVINMLVILFGLKPLDHVRASLEKIRNGDADQLDGEFPREIAPLASEVNALIDSNKRVVERSRMQVGNLAHSLKTPIAVMLNEARNLPKEQADLVKNQVGSMQSQVTTYLDRARISAQRGSVLARTDVVPVIERLLRVMKKLNSHLEFELDVRSSETLIGLEAQDFEEILGNLIENATRFADSKITISVKDLPNPMQLLVSVADDGTGLDDDDKKQALKRGQRLDETRPGSGLGLSIVGEIVQEYQGEFRLSDAEVGGLDAILYLPRAAT from the coding sequence ATGACGGTTAGCAACACTCCCTCCCAAAGTGATACGCCTCCTAAAAGTAGAGGTTTGTTATCGCGACAATCACTGACTGTCCGTGTTCTTGTTTTTGCCAGTATTTGGACCGTCATTGCATTTGCCGCTGTCGCGTTGATTATTTCCACCCTTTATCGCACTAGCAGCGAGCGTGCATTTGCAGACCTTTTGCGGGCTCATCTCAATACAGTTATTGAGGCTGTCTCAATAGGTGATGATGGTTTGCTGCAAGGCAATCCGCAGCTTGGAAACTTAAAGTTCTCACAACCAAATTCCGGTTGGATCTGGATTGTAGATCCAATTGATGCGGGTAGTAAAGTTACTGGCAGCGGGTTAACATCCCCATCAATTGGCGGTCAAGCGCTGCCGCTCCCCGCCCAGTTTGAAATTGCATTTGATTCCCAGTATATCAGAACATATCGCCTCATAGATCCAAATGAAAATAGTATACTTGTTGCTGAAACTGAGGTTGAGTTAGACGGGCAAGGTAATGCCGTTCGTATTCGTGTTAGCGGCAATTTGGATGTGTTGGAAGCTGATGTAAGCTCATTTATCAATAGAATGGTTATTGCCTTGCTCGTGACGGGGGTTGGCACCTTGGTTATTAACATGCTTGTGATCTTATTTGGTCTCAAACCACTTGATCATGTGCGGGCTTCACTTGAGAAAATTCGTAACGGTGACGCTGATCAGCTTGATGGTGAGTTCCCGCGTGAAATCGCGCCTTTAGCAAGTGAGGTCAATGCGTTGATTGATAGCAACAAACGTGTCGTTGAACGTTCGCGCATGCAAGTTGGTAATCTGGCGCACTCACTAAAAACACCGATCGCGGTGATGTTAAACGAAGCGCGTAATCTTCCAAAAGAACAGGCTGATCTCGTAAAGAATCAGGTTGGATCCATGCAATCTCAAGTAACAACCTATCTTGATCGTGCACGAATTTCTGCGCAGCGTGGTTCCGTACTTGCAAGAACTGATGTGGTGCCAGTAATAGAGCGACTTCTACGGGTAATGAAAAAACTCAATTCACACCTAGAATTTGAACTAGATGTAAGGTCATCTGAGACTTTGATCGGTCTAGAGGCACAGGATTTTGAAGAAATTCTCGGTAATTTGATCGAAAATGCAACGCGTTTTGCTGATAGCAAAATCACTATATCCGTCAAAGATTTGCCAAACCCTATGCAGTTATTAGTATCCGTCGCTGACGATGGTACCGGTCTTGATGATGATGACAAAAAGCAAGCTCTTAAACGAGGTCAACGTTTGGACGAGACGCGCCCGGGCAGCGGGCTAGGTCTATCGATTGTTGGTGAGATTGTGCAAGAATATCAAGGTGAGTTTAGACTTAGTGATGCTGAAGTTGGTGGATTGGATGCAATATTATATCTACCACGGGCTGCAACTTGA
- a CDS encoding response regulator transcription factor, whose translation MRILVIEDDPDLNRQLCELLNERGYVVDKAMDGEEGHFLGDTEPYDAVVLDIGLPEMDGITVLEKWRADGRDMPVLILTARDRWSDKVAGIDAGADDYVTKPFHVEEVLARLRALIRRASGHSTSEITCGPLLVDTKASKVTCKGDVLKLTSHEFRLVSYLVHHMGETVSRSELIEHMYDQDFDRDSNTIEVFVGRLRKKIAKNFDGDLIETVRGLGYRIQPPDASD comes from the coding sequence ATGCGTATACTTGTTATCGAGGATGATCCGGACTTAAACCGCCAGCTTTGTGAATTACTGAACGAGCGTGGTTATGTCGTTGATAAAGCTATGGATGGTGAAGAAGGTCATTTTCTTGGTGACACTGAACCATATGATGCCGTGGTGCTTGATATTGGTTTGCCGGAAATGGACGGAATAACCGTTTTGGAAAAATGGCGCGCCGATGGCCGTGATATGCCTGTTCTCATTCTAACAGCACGAGATCGGTGGAGTGATAAAGTTGCTGGCATTGATGCTGGCGCAGATGACTATGTTACTAAACCTTTTCATGTTGAAGAAGTATTAGCGCGACTTCGTGCACTCATTCGTCGAGCTTCCGGTCATTCCACATCAGAAATTACCTGCGGCCCGCTGTTGGTTGATACCAAAGCTTCAAAAGTCACCTGCAAAGGTGATGTCCTTAAACTTACATCTCACGAATTCCGCCTTGTTTCCTATCTTGTACATCACATGGGCGAGACAGTGTCACGCTCAGAACTTATCGAGCACATGTATGACCAGGACTTTGATCGTGACTCTAATACAATAGAAGTTTTTGTTGGGCGCCTACGCAAAAAAATTGCCAAGAATTTCGATGGCGACTTGATTGAGACGGTTCGCGGGCTTGGCTACCGCATACAGCCGCCTGATGCCTCAGACTGA
- a CDS encoding glycoside hydrolase/phage tail family protein, with the protein MATVLLQSAGTALGSVFGPFGAILGRAVGGLAGAALDQSLFGKTSNATAPSLSGVRISSADEGTSIARVYGTMRVAGSLIWATRFEEEVTVERRGGKATSRPKQTVETKSYYANFAIGLCEGPIQNIKRVWADGREVDLSQIDMRVYYGSDDQLPDPLIEAKQGAGKTPSYRGLAYVVFDRMPIENYGNRIPVLHFEVTRVVGALENDVRAVTLIPGATEHGLATRQISERIGSGEKRFLNHNITYAPNDLQASLNELQQLCPNLKSVGLVVAWFGSDLRAGHCTLRPGVEVRSRAEESRVWKVGGVNRSVAHLISRQNNSPVYGGTPDDASVVDAIIELKSRGLKVTLYPFILMDVPEGNSLPSPYDGSSQPVYPWRGRIACYPAIGESGSADQTADGASQIASFTGTSSAENFSISGSGVNWLGGDQRYRHMILHYAHLAKAAGGVDGFVIGSEMVALTKVRDDGNGFPFVDDLKILAQDCRNVMGANTKLTYAADWSEYFGYHPQDGSGDVYFHLDDLWAHPAIDAVGIDNYMPLSDWRDEDLSAANPDGFRIQNDVTALQGQIEGGEGFDWYYANNADRKKRVRTTITDGSGKPWVYRYKDLRSWWQNDHYNRIGGIEVGSKTAWNPQVKPIWFTEFGCPAVDKGSNQPNVFPDPKSSENAFPYFSSKNRDDLAQRAYLKAHLEHWSGSANSPRMIDLDNSYIWTWDARPSPAFPENLGIWSDGINWRTGHWVNGRLGTAPIGELIAAILSDHGFFKYDVSRVEGVITGFIQNEPTSARNILEPLLNLYQIDVSESQDGLVFTTRTRKSQKPAIIKALVDNAQNPLMSHKRAQESELANEVHINSVAPEQEYTPSTAYSRRLSRGSQRHERLALSGAIEAQSAGVLADQWLQDHWASQESVEFTLPISEAQLEIGDRLVFEAPADFLAPKGQYDITQIEDEKKRTVSAKRVVSGIASSEEATSSPTKSSDVSAAFSPDIEFLDLPIISGDDASNWARAAGYAKPWVPITLSSSVSTSGFTPRVNLISPATIGKLATDLLNGAEGRWDYKNKIIVDLPFGELQSVTTEQLLAGANIAAIQSISGVYEIIQFEEALEIASHQWQLSKLLRGQVGTEDASESGAIVGARFVLINDAVTSLGLNTGEMANVLNWQIFAASRASESIPLIPFAGGERANTPLSPAHIRAKRIDSGVMFDWIRRSRYNADSWLGTDVPLDEDELTFRIDICSSGSIIHSVDVSGTSYLYEAADEITDFGVNQTQIEVEIRQLGGYIASGVARKAILSL; encoded by the coding sequence ATGGCAACAGTTTTATTGCAATCTGCTGGTACAGCGCTTGGTAGTGTTTTTGGGCCTTTTGGTGCCATATTAGGTCGTGCTGTCGGAGGATTAGCGGGCGCTGCTCTTGATCAATCCCTGTTTGGGAAAACAAGTAACGCCACTGCGCCTTCTTTGTCAGGTGTGCGTATTTCATCTGCGGATGAAGGTACATCTATTGCGCGAGTTTATGGGACTATGCGTGTCGCTGGAAGTTTGATTTGGGCCACACGGTTTGAGGAAGAAGTCACCGTTGAACGTCGAGGTGGAAAAGCAACGAGCCGCCCGAAGCAAACCGTTGAAACTAAAAGCTATTATGCTAACTTTGCAATAGGACTATGCGAAGGTCCAATTCAAAACATTAAACGCGTTTGGGCAGATGGTCGCGAAGTTGATCTGAGCCAAATTGATATGCGCGTTTATTATGGCTCCGATGATCAGCTGCCAGATCCTCTTATTGAAGCCAAGCAGGGAGCGGGTAAAACCCCATCATATCGTGGTCTTGCCTATGTAGTGTTTGATAGGATGCCAATTGAAAATTATGGCAACCGTATCCCCGTGCTTCATTTTGAAGTTACGCGTGTAGTTGGCGCGTTGGAAAATGACGTGAGAGCGGTCACGCTTATCCCCGGAGCAACAGAACACGGCTTGGCGACAAGACAGATATCTGAACGTATAGGCTCTGGCGAAAAAAGGTTCCTCAACCACAACATCACCTATGCACCTAATGATCTACAAGCATCTTTGAATGAATTGCAGCAACTTTGCCCAAATTTAAAGTCGGTCGGTCTGGTGGTTGCTTGGTTTGGTTCTGATTTGCGTGCGGGGCATTGCACACTTCGTCCAGGCGTAGAAGTCCGTTCTCGGGCTGAGGAATCGCGGGTTTGGAAAGTTGGCGGTGTCAACCGTTCGGTAGCACATTTAATATCTAGGCAAAACAACTCGCCGGTTTATGGCGGAACTCCTGATGACGCATCTGTTGTGGATGCCATCATCGAGTTAAAATCACGCGGATTGAAAGTAACATTATATCCGTTTATTTTAATGGATGTACCGGAAGGTAATTCATTACCATCGCCTTATGATGGTTCATCGCAACCAGTGTATCCTTGGCGCGGCAGAATAGCATGTTATCCGGCTATCGGTGAGAGCGGTAGCGCTGATCAAACAGCAGATGGTGCCAGTCAGATTGCGTCATTTACAGGAACAAGTTCCGCAGAAAATTTTTCCATTTCAGGAAGCGGCGTAAACTGGTTAGGTGGTGATCAGCGATATCGTCACATGATCTTGCATTATGCGCATCTAGCAAAGGCTGCAGGCGGAGTGGATGGTTTTGTTATTGGCTCAGAAATGGTGGCTCTCACAAAAGTTCGCGATGATGGTAATGGTTTTCCATTTGTTGATGATTTGAAAATCTTGGCGCAGGATTGTCGGAATGTGATGGGTGCAAATACCAAGCTAACTTATGCGGCTGATTGGAGTGAGTATTTTGGTTACCATCCCCAAGATGGTAGCGGCGACGTTTATTTCCATTTGGATGACCTGTGGGCACATCCAGCGATTGATGCGGTTGGTATTGATAATTACATGCCACTGTCTGATTGGCGTGATGAAGATTTAAGTGCTGCTAATCCAGATGGGTTCCGAATCCAAAATGACGTGACTGCGCTTCAAGGTCAGATTGAGGGTGGTGAGGGGTTTGATTGGTACTATGCCAATAATGCTGACCGCAAAAAACGTGTTCGTACAACAATTACGGATGGATCAGGTAAGCCTTGGGTTTACCGTTACAAAGATTTGCGCTCCTGGTGGCAGAACGATCACTACAATCGAATAGGTGGCATAGAAGTTGGTTCAAAAACAGCTTGGAACCCCCAAGTAAAACCAATCTGGTTTACTGAATTTGGGTGTCCGGCAGTGGACAAGGGGTCGAACCAACCCAATGTTTTTCCTGATCCGAAATCATCTGAAAATGCATTCCCATATTTTAGTTCAAAAAACCGAGATGATTTAGCGCAACGGGCCTACTTAAAGGCGCATCTTGAACATTGGAGTGGTTCGGCCAACTCGCCGAGAATGATAGACTTAGACAATTCGTACATCTGGACTTGGGACGCTCGCCCGTCGCCTGCATTCCCAGAAAATTTGGGTATCTGGTCTGATGGGATAAATTGGCGAACAGGTCATTGGGTGAATGGTCGCTTAGGCACTGCACCCATCGGTGAGCTAATTGCAGCAATTTTATCAGATCACGGTTTTTTTAAATATGATGTGTCTCGTGTTGAAGGCGTAATTACCGGATTTATCCAAAATGAGCCTACATCTGCACGCAACATACTGGAACCACTTTTAAATCTATACCAAATAGATGTCAGCGAAAGTCAAGATGGCTTGGTGTTTACAACACGCACACGTAAATCGCAGAAGCCCGCGATTATAAAGGCATTGGTCGATAATGCGCAAAATCCGTTGATGTCGCATAAGCGTGCGCAAGAAAGCGAGTTGGCTAATGAGGTACATATAAATAGCGTAGCACCAGAACAAGAATATACGCCATCAACTGCTTACTCCCGACGTTTGTCGCGGGGTAGTCAACGGCATGAACGTCTCGCACTATCTGGTGCAATTGAAGCGCAAAGCGCTGGAGTTTTGGCGGATCAATGGTTGCAGGATCACTGGGCTTCGCAGGAAAGCGTAGAATTTACTTTGCCAATATCCGAAGCTCAGTTGGAAATTGGCGATCGCTTGGTATTTGAAGCCCCTGCCGACTTTCTGGCGCCAAAAGGTCAATATGATATTACCCAGATTGAGGATGAAAAGAAACGTACAGTTAGTGCGAAACGTGTCGTATCAGGTATTGCATCAAGTGAAGAAGCAACGTCCTCTCCTACAAAATCGTCCGATGTTAGTGCAGCCTTTTCCCCTGATATTGAGTTTCTCGATTTACCGATTATCAGTGGAGATGATGCAAGTAATTGGGCACGTGCAGCAGGTTATGCCAAGCCGTGGGTGCCTATTACTTTATCAAGCTCGGTTAGTACATCTGGTTTTACTCCACGTGTAAACCTAATTTCTCCGGCCACAATAGGCAAGCTAGCCACAGATTTATTAAATGGTGCAGAAGGGCGTTGGGATTATAAAAACAAGATCATTGTTGATCTGCCATTTGGGGAATTGCAATCTGTAACGACAGAGCAGCTACTAGCAGGTGCTAATATTGCTGCCATACAATCAATCAGTGGCGTTTATGAGATCATCCAGTTTGAAGAAGCATTGGAAATCGCAAGTCATCAATGGCAATTAAGCAAGCTTTTGCGCGGACAAGTTGGAACAGAAGACGCTAGCGAAAGCGGAGCTATAGTAGGTGCAAGATTTGTATTGATAAATGATGCTGTTACTTCACTTGGCCTAAATACTGGTGAGATGGCAAATGTACTAAATTGGCAGATATTTGCGGCATCCCGCGCAAGCGAAAGCATTCCGCTTATACCCTTTGCCGGTGGTGAGCGCGCGAATACTCCCTTATCACCAGCGCATATAAGGGCGAAGCGAATAGATTCTGGCGTCATGTTCGATTGGATCAGACGAAGTAGATATAATGCCGATAGTTGGCTTGGCACCGACGTGCCGCTTGATGAAGACGAGTTGACCTTTCGGATTGATATTTGTTCATCCGGTTCAATCATACATAGCGTAGATGTTTCAGGTACATCTTATCTTTATGAAGCGGCGGACGAAATAACTGATTTTGGTGTAAATCAGACCCAAATTGAGGTGGAAATTCGTCAATTAGGTGGGTATATTGCTTCAGGAGTTGCGCGGAAAGCAATTCTCTCCCTCTGA
- a CDS encoding NlpC/P60 family protein: MRDIDRKIIGEAQSWLGTPYRHQGARKQIGCDCLGLIRGVWAQVYETEPEVPKPYSQDWAEQALDEPMLIAARKYCGAELPIQDLHKGCLVLFRWQAGSAIKHAGILSESNKFIHAYERISVTQSSLVPSWQRRIAAVFEFPSI, encoded by the coding sequence ATGAGAGATATAGATCGTAAAATTATTGGTGAAGCACAATCATGGTTAGGTACGCCTTATCGTCACCAAGGTGCGCGAAAGCAAATTGGCTGTGATTGTTTGGGGCTCATCAGGGGTGTGTGGGCGCAGGTTTATGAAACCGAACCGGAAGTGCCAAAACCATATTCTCAAGATTGGGCAGAACAGGCATTGGATGAACCAATGTTGATTGCCGCTCGAAAGTATTGTGGCGCAGAATTGCCAATTCAAGACTTGCACAAAGGTTGTCTTGTATTGTTTCGTTGGCAAGCGGGTTCCGCCATAAAACACGCCGGCATCCTCTCGGAATCAAACAAATTCATTCATGCTTATGAGCGCATTTCAGTGACCCAATCTTCACTTGTACCAAGCTGGCAGCGACGGATTGCAGCGGTCTTTGAATTTCCATCTATCTAA
- a CDS encoding DUF2163 domain-containing protein, translating to MKQLASELKNHLEDDVTTLCNAWRVTRRDGIVLGFTDHDNSLEFDNTIFVPESGFLPSAARSELGLNVDDGEVVGAFSSDAITESDLAEGRYDNALVEVFLINWQDPNSFLKMRTQEIGEVSFGDHIFRAELRSLAHKLDQPQGRVYSRRCSADLGDDACKINLDTAQYKASGSVVSASDDRSCVISGLSAFDAGWFRHGLLTWQSGQNANLSVEVLDHSADDNQITMKFFSPLAHVPQIGDTFTVTAGCSKHFDTCRHKFANTLNFQGFPHLPGSDFAYGYADGATVHDGRPLVTS from the coding sequence ATGAAACAATTAGCATCTGAACTGAAAAACCATCTTGAAGATGATGTGACAACACTTTGCAATGCTTGGCGCGTTACTCGTAGGGATGGCATTGTGTTAGGGTTTACCGATCATGATAATTCACTAGAGTTCGATAATACCATCTTTGTGCCTGAAAGCGGTTTTTTACCAAGCGCTGCTCGGTCTGAACTTGGTTTAAATGTCGACGATGGTGAAGTGGTCGGCGCATTTTCAAGCGATGCAATTACCGAAAGTGACCTTGCAGAAGGGCGCTATGATAATGCACTTGTTGAAGTATTTCTCATTAATTGGCAAGATCCTAACAGCTTTCTGAAAATGCGTACACAGGAGATCGGTGAAGTTAGTTTTGGCGACCATATTTTCCGCGCTGAACTTCGCTCACTTGCTCACAAATTAGATCAGCCGCAGGGTAGGGTATATTCGCGACGTTGCAGTGCAGATCTGGGCGATGATGCGTGCAAGATTAATTTGGATACTGCTCAATACAAAGCTAGCGGATCAGTTGTTTCGGCTTCCGATGACCGCTCATGCGTTATATCTGGCCTGTCCGCATTCGATGCGGGCTGGTTTCGTCATGGGCTTTTAACATGGCAATCAGGCCAGAATGCAAACCTCTCTGTTGAAGTACTTGATCACTCCGCCGACGATAATCAAATCACCATGAAGTTCTTCTCACCGCTCGCGCATGTGCCACAGATAGGAGATACATTCACCGTGACCGCGGGTTGCTCAAAACATTTCGACACGTGCCGTCACAAGTTTGCAAATACTCTCAATTTTCAAGGTTTCCCCCACCTGCCAGGTAGTGACTTTGCTTATGGATATGCGGATGGCGCGACTGTGCATGATGGGAGGCCTTTGGTGACATCATGA
- a CDS encoding DUF2460 domain-containing protein: MPNGFHEVSFPLSIALETTGGPERRTDITQLSNGRENRNARWRDSRRRYDAGSGMRSRDDLMKLIAFFEARHGSLYGFRFKDPLDFSSASFGNSIASSDQIIGTGDGTMTVFQLSKTYSDVGGSAKRTIDKPISGSVVIAVDGVDVLSPDISINDAKGEVTFVTAPITNAIITAGYEFEVPVRFDIERLDFNLSAFNAGQIPSVPLVEIKP, encoded by the coding sequence ATGCCCAACGGATTTCATGAGGTTTCATTTCCTCTATCAATCGCGCTTGAAACAACGGGTGGTCCGGAGCGTCGTACGGACATTACTCAACTTTCTAATGGTCGCGAAAACCGCAACGCGCGTTGGCGAGATTCACGCCGTCGTTATGACGCTGGCAGCGGTATGCGTTCTCGTGATGATCTCATGAAACTTATCGCTTTTTTTGAAGCGCGGCATGGCAGTCTTTATGGATTTCGTTTTAAAGATCCGCTTGATTTCTCATCAGCAAGTTTTGGTAACTCTATTGCGAGTTCTGATCAGATTATTGGTACTGGTGATGGCACGATGACCGTTTTCCAACTTTCAAAAACCTATAGTGATGTCGGCGGAAGTGCAAAACGCACCATCGATAAACCGATTTCTGGTTCAGTTGTCATAGCTGTAGACGGTGTTGACGTTCTCTCACCAGATATTTCAATTAATGATGCAAAGGGCGAGGTTACATTTGTGACTGCACCCATAACAAATGCAATCATTACCGCAGGGTATGAATTCGAAGTTCCCGTGCGGTTCGATATTGAGCGGCTTGATTTCAATCTATCTGCATTTAATGCGGGGCAAATACCTTCCGTACCGCTAGTGGAGATCAAGCCATGA
- a CDS encoding phage tail tape measure protein: MNENDTSIDVKVDADTQDAMRKLGDLEIQANAFGKALMGAFKSSIIGGKDLSSVMSKLALSLSNMALSKALAPLERSFSGAIDGLMGGLFKRGTSGAGSPLNITPFANGGVVSNPTYFPMGGASSVGLMGEAGSEAILPLSRGPDGSLGVASTMGGSSPVNITFNIATPDVEGFARSEAQVSAMLARAVGRGRRGL, translated from the coding sequence ATGAACGAAAATGATACAAGCATTGACGTTAAGGTAGATGCAGATACGCAAGATGCCATGCGCAAATTAGGTGATCTTGAAATCCAGGCCAATGCTTTTGGTAAAGCATTAATGGGAGCATTTAAAAGTTCAATTATCGGCGGTAAAGACTTATCGAGTGTTATGAGCAAATTAGCTCTATCGTTATCCAATATGGCTCTTAGCAAAGCGTTAGCTCCGCTTGAGAGGAGTTTTTCGGGTGCAATCGATGGATTGATGGGCGGTCTATTCAAAAGAGGAACTTCTGGCGCAGGCTCACCCTTAAATATTACACCTTTTGCAAATGGTGGAGTGGTATCAAATCCAACTTATTTTCCTATGGGTGGCGCTTCATCTGTTGGTTTGATGGGAGAGGCAGGCAGCGAAGCTATTCTACCACTTAGCCGAGGGCCAGATGGTTCGCTCGGCGTAGCCTCAACAATGGGTGGGTCATCACCCGTCAACATCACATTCAATATCGCAACGCCTGATGTAGAGGGCTTTGCCAGATCAGAAGCGCAAGTTAGCGCTATGCTTGCGCGCGCTGTGGGTCGTGGTCGTCGCGGACTTTAA
- a CDS encoding gene transfer agent family protein has translation MNEALSMKRIVANRRRGEVVAVIDSAPRILCLTLGALAELEDAFNVSNLSDLGDYFSQGKFSSEDLVHIIGAGLRGGGNLYADEDVRCMSLDGGALGLAQIAADLLIATFNPMQNRGDGEKDNQTSNPK, from the coding sequence ATGAATGAAGCATTGAGCATGAAGAGGATTGTTGCAAATCGTCGGCGGGGGGAAGTGGTTGCAGTTATCGATAGTGCACCGCGTATTTTGTGCCTTACTTTAGGAGCGTTAGCGGAACTTGAAGATGCGTTTAATGTTTCAAATCTCTCTGATCTGGGTGATTATTTCTCTCAAGGGAAGTTTTCAAGCGAGGATTTGGTGCATATCATTGGTGCGGGGCTTCGCGGCGGTGGAAATTTATACGCGGATGAAGATGTCCGTTGTATGAGCCTTGACGGGGGTGCATTGGGGCTTGCTCAAATTGCTGCCGATCTTTTGATCGCAACATTTAATCCTATGCAAAATAGGGGTGATGGAGAAAAAGACAATCAAACATCAAACCCCAAGTAG
- a CDS encoding phage major tail protein, TP901-1 family → MTAQKGKDLLIKIDQNGSFVTLAGLRAKRLAFNAETVDITDAESSGRWRELLGGSGVQRASLSGSGIFKDAASDDLMRSTFFASQITDWEITVPDFGKITGPFQITALEYSGQHDGEVTFEAALESAGSLSFGAL, encoded by the coding sequence ATGACGGCGCAAAAGGGTAAAGATTTATTGATCAAAATCGATCAGAATGGATCATTTGTTACACTTGCAGGACTACGAGCGAAACGGTTAGCATTTAACGCAGAGACAGTTGATATCACAGATGCTGAATCATCAGGCCGTTGGCGTGAGTTGCTCGGCGGTTCTGGTGTGCAGCGAGCAAGCCTTTCCGGTTCCGGTATTTTTAAAGACGCTGCAAGTGATGATCTTATGCGGTCAACGTTCTTCGCATCTCAGATTACGGATTGGGAAATTACAGTTCCCGATTTTGGCAAAATTACCGGTCCCTTTCAAATTACGGCACTCGAATATTCTGGCCAACATGATGGTGAAGTTACATTTGAAGCTGCGCTAGAATCCGCAGGTTCATTGAGCTTTGGAGCTCTGTAA